In Deltaproteobacteria bacterium IMCC39524, the genomic stretch AGCAGAGACACGAGTTTATCGCAAAAAGGTTAATACCAAGCTTCTTCTCGGTCAGCGTGCAACCTTTGAGGTTGTTGATGCCGACGGCGAGGTTCTTGTAAAGGCCAACCGTAAGTTTACCAAGGCCGCGATTCGAAAAATTGAAGAGAAACAACTCGAATTCATCGAGATTCCTGAAGAGGAGGTCGTTGGTAAGATCGCTTCGGCCGATGTCATTGATGAATCAACGGGTGAGGTGTTGATTGAGTGTAATGAAGAGCTTACGGCCGCCAAGCTCGAAGAGCTCGTTACCCGTGGCATCAATAACATCAAGGTCCTCTTTATCGACAACATGTTTGTCGGCCCCTATCTGCGCGACACCCTCCTTCTGGATAAGGTTAACTCTCCGGAAGAAGCCAAGGTAGAAATTTACCGTCGACTGCGCCCGGGAGATCCGCCAACACTCAAGAGCTCTGACGCACTCTTTACGAGTCTCTTCTTCAACGAAGAACGCTACGATCTGTCGACGGTCGGTCGTCTCAAGCTGAATCACAAGCTTGGGCTGAAGCTGCCTCTCGAAGTGACGACCCTGACCACGGATGACATTCTTGAGGTCGTGCGCTACCTGATCGATCTGCGTAATGGTGCTCATGAATGGGAAGTTGAGGACGACAAGGGTAATACACGTAAACTGCCGGTCAAGATTGACGACATCGATCATCTTGGCAATCGCCGCGTACGTGCTGTTGGTGAACTGCTTGAAAATCAGTATCGTGTTGGCCTCGTTCGCATGGAGCGGGCCATTAAGGAGCGCATGAGCCTGCAGGAAGTGGATAGCCTGATGCCCCACGACCTGATTAACTCCAAGCCGGTTTCGGCTGTTGTTAAGGAGTTCTTCGGTTCGAGTCAGCTTTCCCAGTTTATGGACCAGACCAATCCGCTTTCGGAGATCACGCACAAGCGTCGCCTCTCCGCCCTCGGACCTGGTGGTCTGACCCGTGAGCGAGCCGGTTTTGAAGTTCGTGACGTTCACGCTACTCACTATGGTCGTGTCTGCCCGATCGAGACTCCTGAGGGCCCAAACATTGGTCTGATCGCTTCACTCTCGACCTACGCCCGAATCAATGTTCATGGTTTCGTGGAGACACCTTACCGGATCGTTACGGACGGCAAGGTTACTTCCGAAATTCAATACTTCTCAGCTCTGCAAGAAGAGGGTCACGCAATCGCCCAGGCGAATGCTCCCCTCGACAAAAAGAACTGTTTTGTTAACGAACTGGTCAATGCACGTAAAAACGGCGAGTTCATGTTGATCAATCGCGAAGAGATCGGTCTGATGGACGTTTCACCGAAGCAGTTGGTTTCGGTGGCCGCTTCACTGATTCCATTCCTCGAGAACGACGACGCCAACCGCGCCCTGATGGGCTCCAACATGATGCGTCAGGCCGTGCCTCTGTTGCGTGCTGATGCCCCCTTGGTCGGAACCGGCATGGAGCGTATCGTCTCTCATGACTCCGGTTCAGCGGTTGTCGCCAGACACGACGGTATTGTCGAAAACGTTGACGCCGGCCGTATCGTCGTCAAGATTGATGACCATGAGGTTGATGAGACCGGAACCGGTGTTGACATCTACAACCTGATCAAGTTTATCCGTTCCAATCAGAACACCTGCCTCAACCAGAAGCCGATCGTTAAAGTCGGTGACAAGATCAAGCGCGGTGAAATCATGGCCGACGGTCCGTCCACCCAGTGGGGGGAGTTGGCTCTCGGACAGAATGTTCTGGTCGCGTTCATGCCCTGGGGCGGCTACAACTTCGAGGACTCGATCCTGATCTCCGAGAAGCTGGTTAAGGAAGACCGCTACACCTCAATTCACATTGAGGAGTTTGAGTGTGTTGCCCGCGATACCAAGCTGGGTAAGGAAGAGATTACCGACGATATCCCCAATCTTGGCGAGGATGCCCTGAGCGATCTCGACGAGAGCGGTATTATCCGGATCGGGGCTGAAGTCAAGCCGACCGACATCCTGGTTGGTAAGATCACGCCGAAAGGTGAGACACAGCTGTCACCAGAAGAGAAGCTACTGCGGGCCATTTTCGGCGAAAAGGCCGGTGATGTTCGCGATACTTCCCTGCGCGTGCCACCTGGTGTCGAAGGTGTCGTTATCGGCGCCCGCGTCTTCTCCCGCAAGGGTTTGGACAAGGATAGCCGTACTGAGTATATCGAGCAGACTGAGATCGACAAGCTGCTTAAGGACCAGAATGACGAGATTCGCATCATCCGTGAGTCTTCTCAGCGCAAGCTGGCCGGTCTTCTGAATGGCCAGGCGGTTTCTGCCCCGGTCAAGGATCGTGATGGTAAAACCCTGTTGGCCAAGGGTCGTAAAATTACCGAAAAGGCTCTGGAGTCGATCCCTTTCAGCCTCTGGCGTGAAATTTCTCTTGCTGATGAAGAAGCGGAAAAAAAGGTCAGTGAAACTGTCCGGCGCCTGACTGAGCGTGAAGATATCATCAAGACTGTTTTTGCCGACAAGATTGAAAAGCTCAAGCGCGGCGATGATCTGCCTCCGGGCGTGATCAAAATGGTCAAGGTCTATATCGCCATCAAACGTCGACTCTCTGTCGGTGACAAGATGGCCGGTCGTCACGGTAACAAAGGTGTCCTCTCTCGCATCCTGCCTGAAGAAGACATGCCTTACCGCGATGATGGTACTCCGGTAGAGATAGTCCTCAACCCGCTGGGTGTCCCGTCTCGTATGAACGTCGGTCAGATCCTGGAGACCCACCTTGGCCTCGCGGCGCGCGGTCTGGGTGAGCAGATTCAGGCCTCTATCGATCAGATGCTCGATCCGAAGAAGCTGCGCAAGCAGATCAAGGACATCTACGGCAACAAGGAGCTGAACGGCTTCATTGATGCTTTGAGCGATGATGACGTCCTGACGCTGGCGCGTCGCCTCTCACACGGTGTTCCCATGGCTTCACCGGTCTTCGAGGGTGTTCATGAAGACCAGATCAAAGGTGAGCTGGAGCGTGCCGGTATGCCGATGAGCGGCCAGATGACTTTACATGACGGTCGTAGTGGCGAAGTGTTTAAAGAGAAGGTCACCGTCGGTATTATGTATATGCTCAAACTGCATCACTTGGTCGACGACAAGATTCACGCTCGAAGCATTGGCCCCTACAGCCTGGTTACTCAGCAGCCGCTGGGTGGTAAGGCGCAGTTCGGTGGCCAGCGCCTCGGTGAGATGGAGGTCTGGGCCATGGAAGCTTACGGTGCAGCGCATGCGCTACAGGAATTCCTTACGGTCAAGTCAGATGACGTGGCTGGTCGGACCCGGATTTACGAGGCGATCGTCAAGGGTAAGCATACCCTCGAAGCTGGCCTCCCGGAATCGTTCAATGTTCTTATCAAAGAACTTCAGGCTCTCTGCCTCGATGTAGAGCTGCTTGAAGAGGACTGATACTGTAGCGAACCCCTCATCCTGAGAAGGAGGATGTGTCTTGGAAGATATATACAGCTTATTTGAGCGGCCGAAAGACCCTCTCAATTTTAACTCCATTCGTCTCTCTATCTCTTCTCCCGAGAAGATACGCGAGCGTTCGTTTGGCGAAGTTAAGAAGCCTGAAACGATCAACTACCGGACATTCAAGCCGGAGCGTGATGGTCTCTTCTGCGCCAAAATCTTTGGTCCAACCAAAGACTACGAGTGTAACTGCGGCAAATACAAGCGCATGAAGCACCGTGGCATCGTCTGTGAAAAGTGTGGTGTCGAGGTCATCCCGAGCAAGGTTCGTCGTGAGCGTCTCGGCCACATTGACCTGGCCTGCCCGGTTGCGCACATCTGGTTTCTCAAGTCTTTGCCGAGCCGGATTGCAACTCTGCTTGACCTGACTCTGAAAGAGCTCGAGCGCATTCTCTATTTCGAGGCATATATTGTTCTTGATAAGGGTGAAAGCGATCTTGACGATGGTCAGATCCTCTCCGAAGAGAAATATCGCGAAGCGATGGAAGAGCATGCCGGCCAGTTTACTGTCGGTATGGGCGCTGAAGCTGTTCGTGAGCTGCTTACGGACATTGACCTCGACGAGCTGACAACAACTCTGCGCTCCGAGATGATTGAAGCCACAAGCGAGGCCAAGCGTAAAAAAGTTGCCAAGCGGCTCAAGGTTGCCGATGCCTTTATTAATAGCGGAAACCGCCCGGAATGGATGATTCTTGAAACCATCCCGGTCCTGCCGCCGGAATTGCGCCCTCTGGTTCCTCTCGACGGAGGTCGTTTTGCCACATCTGACCTTAACGACCTTTACCGTCGTGTCATTAACCGCAACAATCGACTCAAACGCCTTATGGAGCTGCGTGCTCCCGAGGTTATTATCCGCAACGAGAAGCGTATGTTGCAGGAGTCGGTTGACGCACTCTTTGACAATGGCCGTCGTGGTCGCGCAATTACCGGTCCTAACAAGCGTCCGCTCAAGTCACTTTCGGACATGCTCAAAGGTAAGGGCGGCCGATTCCGCCAGAACCTGCTCGGTAAGCGTGTTGACTACTCCGGTCGTTCAGTTATCGTCGTCGGCCCTGAGTTAAGGCTACACCAATGCGGTCTGCCTAAGAAGATGGCGCTGGAACTGTTCAAACCCTTTATCTACAACAAGCTCGAAGAACGTGGCTTTTGCACTACGATCAAGAGCGCCAAGAAGCTGGTCGAGCGAGAGCGCCCCGAGGTTTGGGACGTCCTTGAAGAGGTTATCAAGGAACACCCGGTCATGCTCAACCGTGCACCGACCCTGCACCGTCTCGGCATCCAGGCTTTTGAGCCGGTTCTTATCGAAGGCAAGGCGATCCAGCTGCACCCATTGGTCTGTACTGCTTTTAACGCCGACTTTGACGGCGACCAGATGGCTGTCCATCTGCCGCTTTCGGTTGAGAGCCAGGTTGAGACTCGCATTCTGATGATGTCGACGAACAATATCCTGTCTCCAGCACACGGTAAGCCGATCATCGTTCCGTCACAGGATATGGTTCTCGGTCTCTACTACATGACTCGTGAACGGGCTTTTGCCCAAGGCGAGAATATGGTTTTCTCTTCTCCGGAAGAGGTCCGTATGGCTTACGACGCCACAGAGGTCGATCTGCAGGCCAAGATCAAGGTTCGTGTCGAGCCTGTCGCTGGTGAAGAACCGGAAATCGTTGAAACCACGGTTGGCCGGGTTCTGTTGCGCGAGGTTGTGCATACATCGATTCCTTTCTCGGCAGTAAACCGCGTCATGAACAAGAAGCAGGTTGGTGAGCTTATCGACCTGTGCTTCCGTTTTGCCGGTAACAAGGAGACCGTAATCCTGGCCGATAAGCTTAAAGAGACCGGCTTCAAGTTCTCGTCGATCGCAGGTGTTTCCATCTGTCTTGACAATATGGTGATCCCCGAGGACAAAGAGAAGTATCTTTCCGCTGCTGTTAGTGAAGTCACGGAGATACAAGAACAATACACGGAAGGTCTGATCACCGACGGCGAGCGTTACAACAAGGTCATCGACATCTGGGCCAAGTGTACCGAAGATATCGCCCAGACGATGCTTTCCAAGCTGGCGGTAGAGACGGTGACTTCGCCAGAAGGTAAAGAGGTTAAGGTTCCTTCCTTTAACCCGATTCACATGATGGCTGACTCCGGTGCTCGTGGTAGCCATCAGCAGATTCGTCAGTTGGCCGGTATGCGTGGTCTGATGGCCAAGCCGGACGGCTCGATCATCGAAACACCAATTACCGCAAACTTCCGTGAAGGTCTTACGGTTCTGCAGTACTTCATCTCGACTCACGGTGCCCGTAAAGGTTTGGCCGATACAGCACTTAAGACCGCTAACTCTGGTTACCTCACCCGTCGTCTGGTTGACGTTGCTCAGGACGCAATCATTATGGAAGAGGATTGCGGTACTCTGGACGGCATCAATATCAGCTCTCTGATCGAGGGCGGTGAAGTTATCGAGCCTTTGGGCGATCGTATTCTGGGGCGTACTGCTCTCGAAGATATTGTCGACCCGGTTACGGACGAGGTTCTTGTTGAGGACAATCAGTCCATTGATGAGGCCCTGGTTCAGAAGATCGAGGATGCAGGAATAGAGAAAATCAAGATCCGCTCGGTTCTCACCTGTCAGAGTCGTCGCGGCATCTGCGCGTCCTGCTATGGTCGTGATCTGGCTCGTGGCCATGTCGTCAATCTTGGAGAAGCTGTTGGCGTTATCGCTGCCCAGTCAATCGGTGAGCCGGGCACCCAGCTGACCATGCGTACCTTCCATATCGGTGGTACCGCGTCACGCCAGGCTGAGCAGACCGCACTTGAAGCCCGTACTGAAGGATCACTCAAGTTTATTAACTTGACGACAGCCACGAATAGCGAAGGTCGCCTCGTGGTTATGAACCGTAATGCTGAGGTTGCTGTGGTCGATGAAACCGGTCGTGAGCGTGAGCGTTACGGCGTCGTTTACGGTGCTCGCTTGAAGATCGGTGAGGGTGATGCTGTAACCAAAGGGCTTGTCCTCGCTGAATGGGACCCCTTCACCATGCCAATTCTTTCTGAAGCTGCCGGTAGGGTTCGCTTCGGTGACATGGTTGAAGGTCTGACCGTCGAGGAGCAGGTTGACGATGTTACGGGTCTTTCCCGTAAAGTTGTTATTGAAACCAAGGCTGCTGACAAGCGTCCGCGGGTCTCGATCAAAGACGATAGTAACAAAACCGCGCAGCGTTGCATGATGCCGGTTGGCGCTAATATCCTGATTCAAGAAGACGCAGAGGTTATGGCCGGCGACATTCTCGCCAACATCCCTCGCGAAACCACCAAGACCAAGGACATCACCGGCGGTCTGCCGCGTGTTGCTGAACTCTTTGAGGCGCGCAAGCCAAAAGAGTTTGCCGTGATTACTGAGATTGACGGCGTCGTTGCCTTCGGCAAAGATTCCAAGGGTAAGCGCAAGGTTGTGGTGACTCCGGAGATTGGTGAGCCTAAAGAGTACCTGATTCCAAAAGGCAAGCATATCAGCGTACATGAAGGAGACTTCGTGCGTGCCGGTGAATCCCTGATGGACGGCTCTAGCAATCCACATGATATCCTGCGGGTTCTTGGTGAGAAAGAATTGGCCAAGTATCTGGTTGATGAAGTTCAGGAAGTTTATCGATTGCAGGGTGTCAAGATCAACGACAAGCATATTGAGGTTATCGTTCGTCAGA encodes the following:
- the rpoB gene encoding DNA-directed RNA polymerase subunit beta, producing MAYSIANNQLLRKHFQEIKRIIDIPNLIDIQKNSYQRFLQADLPASARQNIGVEAVFRSVFPIRDFSETCSLEYVEYTLGTPKYDVEECHQRGMTFAAPMKVKVRLVSWDVDKESGVQSIRDIKEQEVYFGEIPLMTENGTFIVNGTERVIVSQLHRSPGVFFDHDKGKTHSSGKILYSARVIPYRGSWLDFDFDHKDILFVRIDRRRKLPATVLLKALGYSVEELLNRYYDTEEIFVESGDTAETRVYRKKVNTKLLLGQRATFEVVDADGEVLVKANRKFTKAAIRKIEEKQLEFIEIPEEEVVGKIASADVIDESTGEVLIECNEELTAAKLEELVTRGINNIKVLFIDNMFVGPYLRDTLLLDKVNSPEEAKVEIYRRLRPGDPPTLKSSDALFTSLFFNEERYDLSTVGRLKLNHKLGLKLPLEVTTLTTDDILEVVRYLIDLRNGAHEWEVEDDKGNTRKLPVKIDDIDHLGNRRVRAVGELLENQYRVGLVRMERAIKERMSLQEVDSLMPHDLINSKPVSAVVKEFFGSSQLSQFMDQTNPLSEITHKRRLSALGPGGLTRERAGFEVRDVHATHYGRVCPIETPEGPNIGLIASLSTYARINVHGFVETPYRIVTDGKVTSEIQYFSALQEEGHAIAQANAPLDKKNCFVNELVNARKNGEFMLINREEIGLMDVSPKQLVSVAASLIPFLENDDANRALMGSNMMRQAVPLLRADAPLVGTGMERIVSHDSGSAVVARHDGIVENVDAGRIVVKIDDHEVDETGTGVDIYNLIKFIRSNQNTCLNQKPIVKVGDKIKRGEIMADGPSTQWGELALGQNVLVAFMPWGGYNFEDSILISEKLVKEDRYTSIHIEEFECVARDTKLGKEEITDDIPNLGEDALSDLDESGIIRIGAEVKPTDILVGKITPKGETQLSPEEKLLRAIFGEKAGDVRDTSLRVPPGVEGVVIGARVFSRKGLDKDSRTEYIEQTEIDKLLKDQNDEIRIIRESSQRKLAGLLNGQAVSAPVKDRDGKTLLAKGRKITEKALESIPFSLWREISLADEEAEKKVSETVRRLTEREDIIKTVFADKIEKLKRGDDLPPGVIKMVKVYIAIKRRLSVGDKMAGRHGNKGVLSRILPEEDMPYRDDGTPVEIVLNPLGVPSRMNVGQILETHLGLAARGLGEQIQASIDQMLDPKKLRKQIKDIYGNKELNGFIDALSDDDVLTLARRLSHGVPMASPVFEGVHEDQIKGELERAGMPMSGQMTLHDGRSGEVFKEKVTVGIMYMLKLHHLVDDKIHARSIGPYSLVTQQPLGGKAQFGGQRLGEMEVWAMEAYGAAHALQEFLTVKSDDVAGRTRIYEAIVKGKHTLEAGLPESFNVLIKELQALCLDVELLEED
- the rpoC gene encoding DNA-directed RNA polymerase subunit beta'; this translates as MEDIYSLFERPKDPLNFNSIRLSISSPEKIRERSFGEVKKPETINYRTFKPERDGLFCAKIFGPTKDYECNCGKYKRMKHRGIVCEKCGVEVIPSKVRRERLGHIDLACPVAHIWFLKSLPSRIATLLDLTLKELERILYFEAYIVLDKGESDLDDGQILSEEKYREAMEEHAGQFTVGMGAEAVRELLTDIDLDELTTTLRSEMIEATSEAKRKKVAKRLKVADAFINSGNRPEWMILETIPVLPPELRPLVPLDGGRFATSDLNDLYRRVINRNNRLKRLMELRAPEVIIRNEKRMLQESVDALFDNGRRGRAITGPNKRPLKSLSDMLKGKGGRFRQNLLGKRVDYSGRSVIVVGPELRLHQCGLPKKMALELFKPFIYNKLEERGFCTTIKSAKKLVERERPEVWDVLEEVIKEHPVMLNRAPTLHRLGIQAFEPVLIEGKAIQLHPLVCTAFNADFDGDQMAVHLPLSVESQVETRILMMSTNNILSPAHGKPIIVPSQDMVLGLYYMTRERAFAQGENMVFSSPEEVRMAYDATEVDLQAKIKVRVEPVAGEEPEIVETTVGRVLLREVVHTSIPFSAVNRVMNKKQVGELIDLCFRFAGNKETVILADKLKETGFKFSSIAGVSICLDNMVIPEDKEKYLSAAVSEVTEIQEQYTEGLITDGERYNKVIDIWAKCTEDIAQTMLSKLAVETVTSPEGKEVKVPSFNPIHMMADSGARGSHQQIRQLAGMRGLMAKPDGSIIETPITANFREGLTVLQYFISTHGARKGLADTALKTANSGYLTRRLVDVAQDAIIMEEDCGTLDGINISSLIEGGEVIEPLGDRILGRTALEDIVDPVTDEVLVEDNQSIDEALVQKIEDAGIEKIKIRSVLTCQSRRGICASCYGRDLARGHVVNLGEAVGVIAAQSIGEPGTQLTMRTFHIGGTASRQAEQTALEARTEGSLKFINLTTATNSEGRLVVMNRNAEVAVVDETGRERERYGVVYGARLKIGEGDAVTKGLVLAEWDPFTMPILSEAAGRVRFGDMVEGLTVEEQVDDVTGLSRKVVIETKAADKRPRVSIKDDSNKTAQRCMMPVGANILIQEDAEVMAGDILANIPRETTKTKDITGGLPRVAELFEARKPKEFAVITEIDGVVAFGKDSKGKRKVVVTPEIGEPKEYLIPKGKHISVHEGDFVRAGESLMDGSSNPHDILRVLGEKELAKYLVDEVQEVYRLQGVKINDKHIEVIVRQMLRRVKIKAVGDTRFLADDSVERWQFNVENQKVLAEGGQPAVGEPLMLGITKASLSTESFISAASFQETTKVLTQAAIEGKKDGLQGLKENVIMGRLIPAGTGVIKYRSANLLIDDPEERLPVVEEIDEDAENYEAELAEMVVEEPAEIVEDADID